Part of the Nicotiana sylvestris chromosome 5, ASM39365v2, whole genome shotgun sequence genome is shown below.
TGAGACCAatgaatagaagatataataataattcacatggggaatcaagaatatagacacccctagtattttaATGAATAatgtcatttatgaaagttgcgtattttgctcgtttcatttgtaccGTATGGATcatgcaaaaagaaagaagggatagccttaacatacctgagccgattctcttgacaatccttccAAATCACATCTTTTATGACAAATCACGTACCGGAGGATCGAAGTAGGTGAAAATCCGTATGGTATTCTTGAGAatgattgcaccgtactcccttagaatcgcaatcCTATTGCTATTACGCAGTATAatttcatatgatgtttttgatgAGAAAAATCACGTCAAAGTGTCTCACTTTGTAGGGGAGtctgatgaagaaagatatatgaAACAAAAGTCACTTTGTAAAATCATGTTTGAGACTCCAACGTAAGTGTCATACAAAAGCTTTCTTATCAAATATTATTTCCCATCCTACAATAACTTAAGGTTTTAGATGCCTTATATGTGGATGTGGCAGCCACTATATCCCTAATTTTGCCACCTTATCTAATGACTTAATGAGTCATGAATGATAAGGTGGTTTGCTGCCACATGGGGAAAATTTAGCCTTATCACAATTTTTACCCACTTAGttccttaattaatttgttaatccccattaaccaataattattcAATTATCCATATtattaggaattatctcaaattacttaaaatatcactcacttttaacacactttatacacctcataattacggtcatgtggtaccttgtatggcactgggccataaataccgggtattatagcttggaccgcaTTTTATTCCAACATGACAATcttcgacgaaatttattttcttcgatttacttaccctctcaccttcacgaatttactcatcacttatttgaaatagcataatacttataatcccaagaAAATTTCAtctccgagtctacgtcaattaactgaagacgaaactttaacatacgaaaatgcgggatttaacatcattcccccctttggattattcgtcctcgaatgttgactgatgcacttatcatttttatagcctatggctcttgcgaatactttagtactctccttgccatctaggcagctgtcctgtgaataaatccaaaggtcagggcattcccccctttaggcctcattcccacaccatgacttgtgatcaaaatccttccaatctcataactggTGCTACGGTCTATGATGCAGCCTTTACGATACAAaacttgtaagtgtgcctatgcgactcttctctcctttttctccagcttttagtcaatctctaggccttactttgtaaacatatacagagcttaaTAAAATGTTCCTCTAGCCATCTATAGGTATAGTAAAGTTCTTCGCTcagtactttgtagaacttgcgaatattgttatatcttattttatagaccttgttatccattcatatgactttactgcatctatgtaggtcatactataccataactcttacttcgactTATCATTACTGAGGTCTGCAACCAACTCCAGGTTAATCTCGTTGCTTATTCTTAAGACAGATGGTCTAATCTCGTCTCATAATGTTGAatttttatccatctattgttgattcaccttagtATTGATCCATCACCTATCATTGATAACTAGATCTTTAATGTAACACTATCGCTAGGGCTCGCGTCTCATTTGGGCATCTAGAGTAATTaaattgatccacctaggggttatactatacttccataaccgtactttatagcatcccaaagtgactcaccttatatgggtattttTGTCCCTTACAATTCATGAAACCCTCTTCAAGTGATTGCTCaattgaaggcccaaacgtcatcctttatctatcacaatcacaccctcattctactaccGGGGTAGCATTCCATTTCTTTCTAGAtattattagtcttagactcctttgagttcattcaggctatactgaactttctataacttagagaaaccatttactctcttgttttcatgaacttaatcccgaggacttatccattctcgtcaccttctcactcgccctttctcgtTGTTACTCCTATCATAAAACTTTGTCactttactatactttagcttgggacctatacatatctatttatactatttgCGGCCTAAGTCCTTAGTTTCATCTGATCATGTTTCTATGCAAGTAAGCGATACTATTATTATGGATTGTGTATATCGGTCGTCTGTAGTTACTATTAGGGAtttgagactagagttgatcttttATTGcttaatatggttgatttatatgtgatattgggtatggattggttgtctccatgtcatgctattatggattgtcacgctaagaccttGACATTGGCCATGCCGGGGTTGCCAAGGATcgagtggagaggttctctagattaagttcctagtagggtgatttcttAGTTGATAGCCCAATGGATGGTAGGGAAAGGATTTCTGTCATATTTGACCTTTGAGAGGGATGTTGGTTCtgatactcctaccattgattctgTTCTGGTGGTGCGAGACTTACaagatgtgtttcttgcagacttGTCTGGCATGCTGCCCAACAAGGATatagactttggtattgacttggtgtcgggcacttaacccatttctattcctgcatatcgtatggcaccagctgagttgaagaaattgaaagagcaacttcaggaatttcttgattaGGGATTTATtaagcctagtgtgtcgccttggggtacACTGATTCTATTtctgaagaaaaaggatggtacTACGCGGATATGCATAGATTATAGGCTATTGAACAAAGTTATattcaagaacaagtatccttttgtcgcgacccaaatcccgacccatcgtgatggcgcctattgtggaactaGGCCATCCTCGACTCAATAaccaacacaacaacaataagtTTGAAACATTAATGGAAGCTTATAACATTTAAAGAAACTATTTGAAACATTAGAAATTCCAAGATAAgatacaatccagcccaaaaccaaggtgtcactgagtgcatgagcgtcTAGGAAAAATACATGGTCTAATACAATGTCTCAAAGAGCAACTGAAATACAACTGGAGAATAAGAAGGAAAGCTAAAGCCTGTGAATGCCGTGCAGATACCTCAATAATATCCTAAGACTGAAGCCTCTATCAACAACCGCCACTGGGTCCAAAAGtgcctggatctacacacaaggtgcatggggCAATGTGAGTACACCGACTCAGTAAGTAACGAGTCAAAACTATGGACTGAatggtagtgacgaactcaacctcaattgatataataaaatcaacgtacagaaatgtaggcatgctttcagttaaataGACAACTCAAAGTAATAAGGTAAATACAGATCTGAACAGTTTAAAATATATAACTCAACTgcctctacatgccaatgcaccgACTGTGTAAAATGCACATTGTACTCTCACTCTCAAGTGATAAACCACTCGGTACTAAATATGGTCATTtggcccagggaaatccatcccggaacatatacaacactaaTTGTGAGTCACTTAGTACCGAAGAAAAAGGGGAATCCAACCTTGTGCAGAAATCCTTCTCCAGATATCAATACTTCAGACAAATACATGTCTAGGATATCCATCCCTCAGTAATATAATCTGCGCACACTGtaggtgtgtagactccggaggggctcctacggcCCAAATACTATCATAATCAATATAAttgttacggcgtgcagcccgaccccgTAACTGTCACTCAAAATtaggctcttggcctcactcagtcattactctccagtctcacccactGTCTCACAATGTCATGGAAACTAGCCTGGAAATAATGATATGCTAAACCAATAAAAACAACTgtgactgagatatgatatgaaatgcatgaatatgactgagtacaaagtAACAATGAAATTAGTgaaatgacagcaagaaacgaccactaggcGTCCCAACAGTATCGATGTGAAGCCCAAACATAATATTTAGCATACTTTaaagctcaattactttatcacataatGGAAACACGGATATCAACTAGAAAGAGTCATTAAACGGTGCCATGGAATAAACCAGGTCACGATCCTCACGGTTGATGCATGCACGCgtgtcacttggcatgtgcgtcacctcaatactaaccacataacacgtagtttggggtttcaaactctcagaaccaagtttgaaagcattacttacctcaaccgagcaaaaatcctactccgcaatgtccttgcctctcgactcgaccTTTGAAcgccccgaatctagccacaagaaaaaaaataatatatatattggCTAAATGAACTAGttccacaagaaaaataacaAATTATAGGCCAAATCCCGAGTTTAGCTCAAATCCAGCACCCGGGCCCACGtatcgaaatccgacaaaagtcacaaaattagAAAACtattcactcatgagtctaaaCATAGCAAATTTACTCAAATCTGACAACAAAATCtccttcaaaaccccaaaattccaTCTCAAGAACTCTTCCATTTTTCCTCCAATTTTCACCCCAATTCGCAATTTAGATGATAGAAATCAAGatacaatcatggaatttaaccaaaatcaagtgaggaacacttaccccaatcaactcCCTGAAAAtgccttcaaaaatctcccaaatccactaaaccacgtccgaatgacctcaaattttgcacacaagttaaaAATGACACCACGAATCCGGCCCCGATATAAAAATTTCCACTGCCgtccaaaatcgccaaaattctaacttctgccaattcaagcataattcTACCATGGGCCTCTAAATCACATTCCGAAcatgctcccaagtccaaaatcacctaccAAATCTAACAGATCCATCAAAATTAAAATCCAagatcgtttacacataagtcaatatccggacaacttttccaacttaagccgtcacaaaaaagactaagtgtctcaatttacTCCAATACCactctgaacccgaaccaactGACCCTGTAAGACATAATACATCTGAAGAACACAAATGAAGCAGAAAGATGGGGAACAAGGATATAACTCACGAACCGACCGCCCAGGGCgttacatccttcccctcttaaaccaacgttcgtcctcgaacgagtctagaaacatacctagaGCCTcgaataggtgtggatatctgctctgcatctcccgctcggtctcctaagtagcctcctccatgggctaacctctccactgcactttcactaaagctatatcctttgatctcaactttcggacctgccaTACCAAAATAGCCACTACCTCCACATCATAaatcaaatcaccatctaactaaactgtgctgaaatctaAGACATGAGATGGGTCACtgatatacttccagagcatagaaacatgaaatacttgaTGCACacctgacaagctaggtggcaaagcaagctcataggccacctccccaatcctccgaagcacttcAAAGGGCCCAATAAACTGAGGGctaaacttgcccttctttccaaacctcataacacccttcatgtgtGAAACCATCAGcaaaaccttctccccaaccatgtaagatacatcacgaacctttctgtcagcataactcttttgtcttgattgTTCTatgcgaagccgctcctgaatcactttcactttTTCAAAAGCATCcggaaccaagtctgtacccaaaagcgtAGCCTCACCTGGCTTAAACCAACCCACTGTGGATTGAACCGCCTCcgatataaagcctcatacagagctATCTAAATACTTAATTGATTactattattgtaagcaaactccgtgagtggtagaaactggtcccatgaaccccaaaatcaatgacacaagcgcataacatatcctctagaatctgaatagtgcacttggaATGCCCGTCCATCTGcagatgaaatgttgtgctcaactcaacctgagttcCCCACTCTCGCTGCACGGCTCTTCAAAACTGTGATGTGAACTATGTGCcactgtctgaaatgatggaaaatggcacaccgtgaaggcgaacaatctctctgatATAAATCTATTCCAACCAGTCTGatgaataggtagtacacacaggaatgaagtgtgcggacttgtttagccgatccacaatcacccaaatagcatcgaacttcctcgaagcccatgggagcccaactacaaaatccatggtgatcctttcccacttccactctggaatatctatctgttgaagcaagccacccaatcTCTCATGTTCATATTTCACTTGTTGACacttgagacaccaagctacgaaCCCAGCTATAtctttcttaattctcctccaccaatagtgatgtctcaaatcctgatacatcttcccGGCACCggaatggatggaataccgcaaaatatgggcctcctctaaaatcaactcccgtaACCCATCCACATTAGCAcatatatccggccctgcatccttaataaCCCGTCATCACCAATAATCACATCTCTACCATCATCacgcagaaccttgtccttgaggacaagtaaatgaggatcatcatactaacgctctccgatacaatcaaacaaggaagaccgagaaaccatacaagatAGGACCCGACTAGTCTCTGAAATATCAAATCTCACAAAACGATTGGCTGAagactgaacatcaactgcaagaggtctctccacAAGAGGTaggaatgcaagactacccatactcattgccttcctactcaaggcatcggccaccatattggctttTCCTAGatggtacaaaatggtaatatcatagtcatttagcagctccaaccatcttcgctgcctcaaattgagatctttctaTTTGAACATGTGCTGGAGcttacgatgatcagtaaacacctcacaagacacaccatagagatagtgcctccaaatcttcaatgcatggacgatggcagtcaactccaaatcgtgtacatggtagttcttctcatgaggcttcaactgaagagaagcataagcaatcactctaccctcctgcatcaaaacgcATCCAATATCCATCTGAGAAACATTACAATATACTGAATATGAACTAGAAGCTGATGGCAGAACTAACACTGGGGTTGTGGTCAATgcagtcttaagcttctgaaagcttgtctcacactcatccgaccacctgaaacgAGTACCCTTTTGGGCcaatttggtcaagggtaatGCAATAGACAAGAAACCATGAATGATCTAgcagtaataacccaccaaaccaagaaagctacaaatcttTATGGCTAAGGACGGTCTTAGCCAACTATGGAccgcctctattttcttcggatccacttgaataccctcactggacaccacgtgccccaagaacacCATGGAGTTgagtcaaaactcacacttagagaacttagcataaagcttcTCTTCCCTCAACTGCTGCAACACAATCcgcaaatgctgggcatgctcctcctgcctacgagagtacaccaagatatcatcaatgaatacaattaAAAAAGGGTCAATATAAGGCTGGAaaacattgttcatcaaatgcatgaatgttgttggggcattggtcagtccaaaaaacatcactaggaactcataatgaccatatcgagtcctgaaagctatcttaagaatgtccaagtccctaatcttcaactggtgataccctgacctcaaatcaatcttggagaacaccctctctCCCAGAAGCttgtcaaataaatcatcaatacgaggtaatggatacttgttcttgattgtgactttgttcaattgcctataatcaatgcacattctcatggtgccatccttcttcttcacaaatagaactagtGCAcctcaaggtgacacactaggccgaataaaccctttaccaaggagttcctgaagctgttccttTAATTCATTTAACTCCgccagtgccatacgatacggtggaatagaaatgggttgggtgcccggcaccaagtcaataccgaaGTTAATATCCTTGTCCGgcagcatgcccgacaggtctgtaggaaacacatccagaAATTACCTCACCACTGCAACTGAGTCAATAGTAGAAGTCTCTACAATGAtgtccctcacaaaggccaaataagaaagacaacccttcccaatcatCCATTGGGCTTTCATGAATAAAATCACCCTACTGAGAACATAATCCGACAAACCTCACTATTCAATAAGTACCActcctggcatagccaacgtcaccatattagcgtgacaatccagaatagcataacacagagacaaccaatccatgcccaatatcacatcaaagtcaaccatactaagcagcaatagatccactctagTTTCTagtcccccaatagtcactacacatgactgatatacacggtccacaacaatagtatcgcctacTGGTGTAGATACCTAAAAAGATAAAATAAGAGACTTGCGGgacgtatccaaataatgagccaAATAGAACGACATATATGAAAAaagtggaatcgggatcaaatagtACGAGGCATCCCTGTGGCAAATTGagataatacatgtgatcacggcatctgaagtaataacatctggtctggaagggagtgcatagaaatggtcctaaccaccacctgatcgacctccccctttagGGTAACCCCTAGCTGATTGACCTCTACCCCGAGCTGGCTGGgcgagtggtgaagtaactggtgctgaagccgaaggctgactcctctgctgggaTAAACCTCCCGTAAGGCGGGGACaaaacctcttgatatgacctaaatctccacactcaaagcaacctctacCTGCCACTGGCAATAGGAACTGAAGTGAGCCCCGAGCACCAGGATACCCGGTAAAAGGACTAGACATAGATGAGCCTTGAGCTGATGGTgcatgagatgaactctgagATAGAAGGGCACTGAAAGATGAGTGGACCTACTGATAACTATAATAACCATAGCTAGATGATGCTCGATGGTGAACTGGACGAGCCGTTTGACATGCCTAAAGGGATGGCCCCTGCCATGGTGAAACTGGCCTCCCAAAAGAACACTACCAATACTACCAGATCCACaagcctcttggcctctctctctaCTCACTCCTGGTGGTGAACCAACTCTATATCCCAAGCAATGTTAACAACCTCCTAAAAAGAAGCACCAAACACCCTCTCTCTAGTTAGAagaatctgcagatgatatgtgaggccatcaatgaacctcctgatcctctccttatctatgggaaccaaccagaTAGCATGATGGGCCAATTCAGAGAATCTCATCTCATATTGCATCATAGTCATATCATCCTGATGCAACTGCTCAAATTACCTGCGCAACTCCTCTCTACAGGACTACAACAcaaacttctccaggaagagaatgtAGAACTGCTTCCAGGTAAGGGGCGTTgtaccaaccggcctacgcctctcataagcgtTCCACCAAGTGAAGGTAACTCCAGAGAATTGAAAAGTAGTGAACAATACCCCACTGGTCTCAAAAATCCCCGTTGTATGGAGGATTCTctaacacttatctaagaaaccctgggcatcctctccctctgcactgttgaaagttggaggctgaagtctaccaaacctctccaatctacacTGCTCATCATTAGGCATGGCAGGAACCACATAGTCTTGAGCAACTGCAACTGGCTTGGCTGGTGGTGCCCCTAATGTTTGAAGTCCCTAAATAACCTGCTCGGGTGTGCAAGCggcaggagtctgagtgccttCCCCGGCTTGGGAAGTGGCTTCTATAGTAGAATCAGAGACCACCTGAGCAAGACTAGTGCACACggtcagaatctgagccaaggtctcccGAAGACCTAGAATCACGAAGGGCACAGttgtgcctgagctggtcccgctggtgcatccacaactgggactcGATCTTGTACTAGGGCAACTCGTGGGTCTACAGCTGCTACCTTAGCTGCTGTGTCAGctacacctctacccctaccacggcctctatCGTGACCTCGGCCTCTCGTGGCCCCAACTTGTAGTACTGGAGGTTGTCCATCTTGGTCGGTAtaacatgtcctcaccatctgtgagagaatagaataacagaagtttagttaccagaatcaacagattcgcacgacaagaattcaagtatgtgaagtttcctaagggttctacagcctctcaaagataagtacagacgttatCGTAcagatctgcaagactctactaaacctgctcatgactcgtgagacatatggaacctaggctttgataccaacttgtcaagacccAAAACCCAACTCATCGAGATGgagcctatcgtggaactaggcca
Proteins encoded:
- the LOC138868996 gene encoding uncharacterized protein, encoding MSSPFTGYPGARGSLQFLLPVAGRGCFECGDLGHIKRFCPRLTGGLSQQRSQPSASAPVTSPLAQPARGRGQSARGYPKGGDLSGMLPDKDINFGIDLVPGTQPISIPPYRMALAELNELKEQLQELLGKGQEEHAQHLRIVLQQLREEKLYAKFSKYHSWFLVYCITLDQIGPKGYSFQMDIGCVLMQEGRVIAYASLQLKPHEKNYHKDLNLRQRRWLELLNDYDITILYHLGKANMVADALSRKAMSMGSLAFLPLVERPLAVDVQSSANRFVRFDISETSRVLSCMVSRSSLFDCIGELGWFKPGEATLLGTDLVPDAFEKVKVIQERLRIEQSRQKSYADRKVRDVSYMVGEKVLLMVSHMKGVMRFGKKGKFSPQFIGPFEVLRRIGEVAYELALPPSLSGVHQVFHVSMLWKYISDPSHVLDFSTV